From a region of the Saccharomyces cerevisiae S288C chromosome IX, complete sequence genome:
- the EMC5 gene encoding Emc5p (Member of conserved ER transmembrane complex; required for efficient folding of proteins in the ER; null mutant displays induction of the unfolded protein response, and also shows K1 killer toxin resistance; homologous to worm B0334.15/EMC-5, fly CG15168, human MMGT) — MSFVSKLLYTVSALVLFHSGFSSYEFHHLLKLNSLNNAQGAISKLPKDIMYETYAGLILFVLAVFTSFEKLQYLPIESNDGKIISQGNYLKEIALNKATNVDNLIGSNPNGEIIFTPSFVDVHMKRKICREWASNTVKKEK, encoded by the coding sequence ATGTCGTTTGTTTCCAAGCTTCTCTATACAGTCTCTGCATTGGTGTTATTTCATTCTGGTTTCTCAAGCTATGAGTTTCATCACTTATTAAAACTTAACTCGCTTAATAATGCACAAGGTGCAATCAGCAAGTTACCTAAAGATATCATGTATGAAACGTATGCAGGATTGATACTCTTTGTTCTTGCAGTGTTCACTTCGTTCGAGAAATTACAATATTTACCAATTGAGAGTAACGATGGGAAGATAATATCCCAAGGAAACTATCTAAAAGAAATCGCATTAAATAAAGCCACCAACGTGGATAACTTGATAGGAAGTAACCCTAATGGTGAGATCATATTTACTCCAAGCTTTGTTGACGTTCAtatgaagagaaaaatttgcaGGGAATGGGCCTCTAACActgtaaaaaaagaaaaataa
- the EMA17 gene encoding Ema17p (Protein involved in targeting mitochondrial membrane protein precursors to mitochondrial translocation system; deletion confers sensitivity to 4-(N-(S-glutathionylacetyl)amino) phenylarsenoxide (GSAO); YIL029C has a paralog, YPR071W, that arose from a single-locus duplication): MRLIFIAKMLQYSFLPFSPFNLLNFDNSISVSWFITYSVIVSIWGFAVWIEGAYRNKINLQLPRCTKIKCSRYNTRIKSPKWFNCKNWMHFFLLYLFLTASNLIVQLAYFSKEMCSQGINVPGTKKPGNRVYLSVIILMGNG; this comes from the coding sequence ATGCGGTTAATTTTCATTGCGAAAATGCTTCAATATTCATTTCTACCATTTTCCCCGTTcaatcttttgaattttgataATAGTATAAGCGTAAGCTGGTTTATAACATACTCAGTGATCGTTTCCATTTGGGGGTTTGCTGTGTGGATTGAAGGAGCATATAGGAATAAGATTAATCTACAGCTTCCAAGATGTACGAAGATAAAATGCTCCCGCTACAATACGAGAATAAAATCCCCCAAGTGGTTCAACTGTAAAAATTGGATGCATTTTTTCCTATTATACCTTTTTCTAACCGCTTCTAACTTAATTGTTCAATTGGcctatttttcaaaagaaatgtgTAGTCAGGGTATAAACGTTCCTGGAACGAAGAAACCAGGTAATAGAGTTTATTTATCGGTTATCATACTAATGGGGAACGGGTGA